The nucleotide window AGGCTCATGACATGCTTCGGGGATTCCCGCCAAGGGTTTGTGCGGTGCGTCAAGGCACCGCGCCGCGAAGGGGACGAGGGGCGTGCCCCTACTCCACCACCACCAGCTTGGCGTTGTTCTCCACGGCCGTGCCCTCCTTGGCGAACAGCTCCGTCACCTTGCCGGCCTTGGGGCTCTTCAGCTCGTTCTCCATCTTCATCGCCTCCACCACGACGAGGCCCTGGCCCTCCTTCACCTCGTCGCCCACCTTCACCAGCACCTTCACCACCTTGCCGGGCATGGGGGCGGTGATGACCTGCTTGCCCTCCACCGAGAAGCCCGCCCCGCCCACCCGCAGGCGCAGCCGCCGCTCGTCCGCCACGTCCACCCGGCTCACCTGGCCGCGCACCATCACGCCCACCTCGTCGCCGTTCTCCTCGAACTCGACGTGGTACGAGTCGCCGTCCACCAGCAGGGACACCGCCCCGTGGTCCAGCGTCAGCGCGTCCACGGTGTGCGTCTGCCCGTTGAGCGTCAGCCGGTAGCGCGAGCCCTCCAGCGGCTCGATGTCCACCGGCACGGCTTCCTTCTGCCCTTGCAGCTTCGCGAAGTAACGCATGGGTACCTTTTGAACTCGTGAGAGGAGGGGCGGGCGGCTACCGGGTGCGCAGCCCCAACCGCCAGGCCGACACGCCCCCCGTGCCCGGGCCCGCCTGCTGCGGCAGCGCCTTTGCCCGCTTCTGGTCCCGCTGGTGCGCGAACACCGCGCTCGCCAGCAGCGCCACCTCCTGGAGCTTCGGGTCCTCCCCGCCCAGCAGCGCCGTGTGCTCGCGGGTGAGGAAGCTCGTGTCGTAGTCGCCGCCGGCGAACTCCGGGTGCGCCAGGATGGCCTTCAGGTAGCGCGTGTTCGTCGTGATGCCCTTCACCACGTACTCGCTCAGCGCCCGCTGCGCCCGCGCGATGGCCTCCGCCCGCGTGGGGGCCCACACCGACAGCTTGGAAATCATGGGGTCATAGAAGTTGGGCACCGTGTAGCCCGC belongs to Stigmatella erecta and includes:
- a CDS encoding biotin/lipoyl-containing protein, which translates into the protein MRYFAKLQGQKEAVPVDIEPLEGSRYRLTLNGQTHTVDALTLDHGAVSLLVDGDSYHVEFEENGDEVGVMVRGQVSRVDVADERRLRLRVGGAGFSVEGKQVITAPMPGKVVKVLVKVGDEVKEGQGLVVVEAMKMENELKSPKAGKVTELFAKEGTAVENNAKLVVVE